In Novosphingobium kaempferiae, the DNA window TGCCACGCACAACACCGAGCTTGAAAATCGTGTCCGCGTGCTCGAACGTATCATCACCGATGGAGGCTCGACCCACGACATCGCCCGCCAGATCGAGGCGCTGCGTGGCACCGAGCCGCTTGGCGACCATATCAAGGTAACTACGCAATGAGTTTCTGGACTGCCGTCGTCGTCCTTTTCGCCATCGGCTGCGTCACCTGGCTCAAGGCCCAGCGCTACCGCGCGCTCGGCGACAAGCGCAGCCGTGAAACCGGAAACTACGACCACACCGCCCGCGAACACGAACTGGAGCGCGAGGTCGAGGCCATGCGCAAGCGCATCGCCGTCCTCGAACGCATCGCCACCGACGAACGCCGCGGCAAGGATCTCGCGCGCGAGATCGACGCGCTGCGGGACTGAGGTTGCGGGCATGACCCTTCGACAAGCTCAGGGTGAGCGACGTAGAGCAACAACCTCTCAAAACCGCTCAGGCTGAGCCTGTCGAAGCCCCCTAGGCACGGCGCGACGCTTGACAAATATCGCCAAATAGGTTATATGGCCCAGCATCCGCCGGGCCTGACGTACAAGGGTTCGGCGGTGTATCGGGTCGGCGTCGTGGGCCGGGATGCGGTATCAAGCCGCGATCGCGCACCACGGTGTCCAGTCGAAGACCCGGACCGTCCTCTAGGCTCTGGCCCGGCCGTTCCCCCAACCGAGTTCATCTCGGCCTGGGAGCGGCTCTCCCGGAAGTCCCATGACCGATACCGACGCGAACCCCAACGTCGGTCATACCGGACAGGTCCGATGGAATACAGGTCGAGCCGGGCTGCACTCCGCACCTACCCGGCCACTCGCAACGCGCTGTGGAAACAAAAACCCCGCGTCCCGTCCGGACGTTCATGACGCCGACCCGATGTTCACTCTCGGATCCTCGCGTTTCTTCCCCCGGCGTTAGGCCCGCACTCGCCAGCGGGCGTTTTCGTGTGTCCAGCCAAGACGTTCGTCATTGCGAGCGCAGCGAAGCAATCCAGCGCCGCTCTATGCCGCTGGATTGCTTCCCCCGGCCTTCGCCGGGGTCGCAATGACGAAATGTGGGTGGAGATAACGCCAATTCCTCCCCGAGCTTGTCTCGGGGAGGGGGACCGCCGCCGCAGGCGGTGGTGGAGGGGGAGAACCTCGCGCCATCCCCCTCCGTCAGCGACTTCGTCGCTGCCACCTCCCCGAGCAAGCTCGGGGAGGAATTTTGCGTCACGGCACCTTCCGTTCCAATTCCGCCAGCCACACCGCCGCGCTGGCGTCCGATGGTGCGCGCCAGTCGCCGCGGGGACTCAGCGCTCCGGCGGTGGAAACCTTCGGACCATTCGGGATCGCCGAGCGCTTGAACTGACTGAACGCGAAGAAGCGCCGCAGGAACTTCTCCAGCCACGAGCGGATCGTCGCCAGATCGTAGGCGTTCTTCTTCGCGTCCGGGAAGGCATGCGGCCACGTCCCGGCCGACGCATCCCGCCACGCATGCCACGCGAGGAACGCGACCTTCGACGGCTTCTGCCCGAAGCGCATGATGTGGTGCAGGAAGAAGTCGTTCAGTTCGTAAGGCCCGATCTTCGCCTCGGTGCTCTGGATCGCGCCGTCGGCGCCTGCGGGCACCAGTTCGGGGGAGATCTCGGTCGCCAGGATCGCCAGCAGGATCTCTTCGGTGGAGGCCGTGAACTGGTCGGTCGTGGCGCACCAGCGGATGAGGTACTGGATAAGCGTCTTGGGCACGCCCGCGTTGACCGCGTAGTGGCTCATCTGGTCACCGACGCCGTAAGTACACCAGCCCAGCGCCAGTTCGGACAAGTCGCCGGTGCCGATGACGAAGCCGTTGTGCTGGCTGGCGAGGCGGAACAGGTAGTCGGTGCGCAGGCCCGCCTGCACGTTCTCGAACGTCACGTCGTAGACCGGTTCGCCATCCGCAAAGGCGTGGCCGATGTCCTGTAGCATCGTCGTCGCGGTGGGGCGGATGTCGATCTCCGCCGCCGTGATGCCGACCGCGTCCATCAGCTTCCACGCGTTCGACTTCGTGCCGTCGCTGGTGCCGAAGCCGGGCATCGTATAGCCGCGGATGAATTCGCGCGGCAGGCCCAGCCGGTCGCAGGCGCGCGCGGCGACGATCAGCGCGTGGGTCGAATCGAGCCCGCCCGAGATGCCGATCACCAGCGACTTCGCCGCGGTCGATTCGATACGGCGCATCAGGCCGTCGACCTGGATATTGAACGCCTCGTAGCAGTCGGCATCCAGCTTGTCGGCGCGCGCGGGCACGAAGGGGAAGCGGCTGACCGGGCGCTTGAGGCCGATGTCGCCGCCCGCCGGGGCATGGCGGAAGGCGATGGTCCGGAATGTATCCTCCGGCCGCCCCGAGACTTCGGCGGCATCGTTGAAGGTCGGCACCCGCAGGCGGTCCATGACGATGCGGTCGCAGTCGACGTCGGCCACGCACAGTTCGGGCGCGAGCGAGAAGCGCTCGGACTCGGCCAGCAGGTCGCCCAGTTCGTAGACGATGCCCTGCCCGTCCCACGCGAGGTCGGTGGTGCTCTCCCCGTGCCCCGCTGCACAGTAAACGTAGGCCGCCACCGCCCGCGCCGACTGCGCACGGCAGAGCATGTGCCGCTCGTCAGACTTGCCGATGACGATGTTGGAGGCGGAAAGGTTGGCGAGAATCGTCGCCCCCGCCATCGCGCCTAGCGAGCTTGGCGGCGTCGGTGCCCAGAAATCCTCGCAGATCTCGACGAAGAAGCGGAAGTTGCGCAGCACCTGCGAGGCGAAGACGAGGTCGACGCCGAACGGCACCTCCTGCCCGTTCACCGCGATGGTGGCATTGCGGATCGCCTTGCCGCTGGCGAACCAGCGCTTCTCGTAGAACTCGCGGTAGTTGGGGAGGTACGACTTGGGCACCACGCCCAGCAGGCGACCCTGCGCGATGACGACGGCGCAGTTGTAGAGCCGCCCCTTCCTCTCCAGCGCGGCGCCGACCAGCAGCACCGGCGACAGGTCGGCGCTGGCCCTGACGATATCGGCGATGGCGCTCTCGACCGCCTCGATCATCGCGCCCTGCAGGTGCAGGTCGTCGATGGCGTAGGAGGACAAGCACAGTTCGGGGAAGACGAGCAGGTCGACATGCGCCTCATGCGCGCGGCGCGCCTCGGCCAGAATGGCGTCGCGGTTGGCAGCGACGTCCGCCGTGCGCACGCGCGGGGTGGAGGTGGCGACGCGCACGAAGCCGTGCTCGTGCATGCTGAAGAACGGGTGATCCTGCTCGGCCATCGGCATTCCTCGAATTCGTCATCCCGGCGAAGGCCGGGACCGCTGGCCGTGAACAGCCCACCTGTCGGCAGGGCGCCCTGCGCGATGACGTTCACCTAAAGACCGCCAGCGGTCCCGGATCAAGTCCGGGACGACGATTAGACTTTGAGAAATGCTCGCAATAACCCCTTGCCCTCGCCGCGCGCGCCTCTAAATGCCGAAGCCTATGCGCAGCCTCGACGATATCCGCGAAGAGTACGAATTTCTCGACGGCGACGAACGCTATCGGCTCCTCATCGAACTGGGGCGCGAACTGGACGACATGCCCGACGCGCTCAAGACCGACGCCACCAAGGTGCGCGGCTGCTCGGCCAGCGTCTGGGTCTATCCGATGGCGAAGGAAGACGGCACCCTGCACTTCCTGGCGGACAGCAACGCGGCGATCACCAAGGGGATCGTCTCGCTGGTGATCGCCGCCGTGCAGGACAAGCCCGCCGCGACCGTCGCCGAAACGGACATCGCCGCCGCGCTGGAACCGTTCGACCTGAAGAACCAGCTCTCGTCCAACCGGACGCAGGGCGTGCCCAACATGATCGCGCTGATCCGGGAGACGGCCGCGCGTTATGCCCAGGGCTGAATGAACCGGGCGGAGAAATACCTCTGGATCGCCGCCGGGGTGATCCTCGTCGGGATCGGCACGCTCGGCATCTTCCTGCCGTTGCTGCCGACGACGATCTTCTGGATTCTCGCAGCGGGCTGCTTTTCCAAGAGCCACCCGGAATGGGCAGAGCGGCTCTACCAGCATCCCAAGTATGGCCGCCACCTGCGTGAGTGGCGCGACCGGCGGGCGATCAGCCGCAAGGGCAAGATCGCCGCGCTCGGCACCATGGCGCTGAGCGTCGCCATCGTCTGGGCCACTGCCGGGGAGATGTGGGCACTGATCCCGCTCGCCGTGCTGGCGACGGTGGGGACGTGGATCTGGACGCGAGCGGAGTAGCGCCGAAGAGTTTTCCGTCAGCTCCTCTCCCGATCGCGGGGCGCTTGCCGTGGGGGGCATGGCAGGCCCTGCGGCGACCGGGACTTAGGTGGCTTTCAGCACGACCGATGCGCGGTCGTAGAGAAGCTGACGGAAACACGGCTGACCGCTGCGCGGCCGGATTCGATGTGCGCAGGATATCCCTCCCGGCCGAAAGACAAAGAGGGGCGGAGGGCCGGTCAGGACGAATCGAGACGCTTTCGAGGCGGATCGCTGCGTGCGCCGCCTGGCCGCTCAGTCCACCGCCTCGCGCAGCACGGCGATGCCCCGCTGGCGCTGTTCGCGCAGTTCGCGCTTGAGCGCGGCCGGATCGCGGGCGACGACGAAGCCGAAGCTGACGCCGCCTTCCTTGCCGATGGTCGCATGGTGCAGCTTGTGCGCCTGCACCAGCCGCTTGGCGTAGCCGCGCTTGGGCACCCAGCGGAAATAGCGCTGATGGACGAGGCCGTCATGCACCAGCGTATAGATGACGCCATAGATCAGCACGCCAAGCCCGATCCACGTCCCCGGTTCCCACGCGCCGCCCCCCATCACCAGCGGCGAGCCGAGCGCGAACATGCCGATGCTGATCGCCGCGCCGAACAGCGCATAGAGGTCGTTCTTCTCCAGCACCTTGTCGTGCGGCTCGTGATGGTCGCGGTGCCAGGCCCAGCCGAAGCCATGCATGATGTACTTGTGGCTCGACCAGGCGACGAACTCCATGGCGGCTACGGTGGCAAGGACGATCAGGACGGCGGCAAGGACGGACATGGCCGCGCTTATAGACCCAAACCTCGCCTGCGACACTCTCTTACAATCGCACACATTCCTGCGACGGCCCATCTATCTGGCGTTCAGTTTGAGAGGCTTAAATCTGAACCCATCGGAACAACAGCTCCGAACCGGATTTCTACAGGCCCAGGACAAAGGGCCCAAGTCAAAGGAGTGCCTTCCATGCGCAAGTTCACCAAGCTGATCGCCCCCGCTCTCGTCGCCGCGCTGGGCCTCACCGCCGTCGCGCCCGCCATCGCCGAGGCCGCGCCCTACCACCACAACGGTGGCC includes these proteins:
- a CDS encoding YbaN family protein gives rise to the protein MNRAEKYLWIAAGVILVGIGTLGIFLPLLPTTIFWILAAGCFSKSHPEWAERLYQHPKYGRHLREWRDRRAISRKGKIAALGTMALSVAIVWATAGEMWALIPLAVLATVGTWIWTRAE
- a CDS encoding NAD(+) synthase — its product is MPMAEQDHPFFSMHEHGFVRVATSTPRVRTADVAANRDAILAEARRAHEAHVDLLVFPELCLSSYAIDDLHLQGAMIEAVESAIADIVRASADLSPVLLVGAALERKGRLYNCAVVIAQGRLLGVVPKSYLPNYREFYEKRWFASGKAIRNATIAVNGQEVPFGVDLVFASQVLRNFRFFVEICEDFWAPTPPSSLGAMAGATILANLSASNIVIGKSDERHMLCRAQSARAVAAYVYCAAGHGESTTDLAWDGQGIVYELGDLLAESERFSLAPELCVADVDCDRIVMDRLRVPTFNDAAEVSGRPEDTFRTIAFRHAPAGGDIGLKRPVSRFPFVPARADKLDADCYEAFNIQVDGLMRRIESTAAKSLVIGISGGLDSTHALIVAARACDRLGLPREFIRGYTMPGFGTSDGTKSNAWKLMDAVGITAAEIDIRPTATTMLQDIGHAFADGEPVYDVTFENVQAGLRTDYLFRLASQHNGFVIGTGDLSELALGWCTYGVGDQMSHYAVNAGVPKTLIQYLIRWCATTDQFTASTEEILLAILATEISPELVPAGADGAIQSTEAKIGPYELNDFFLHHIMRFGQKPSKVAFLAWHAWRDASAGTWPHAFPDAKKNAYDLATIRSWLEKFLRRFFAFSQFKRSAIPNGPKVSTAGALSPRGDWRAPSDASAAVWLAELERKVP
- a CDS encoding sterol desaturase family protein, which encodes MSVLAAVLIVLATVAAMEFVAWSSHKYIMHGFGWAWHRDHHEPHDKVLEKNDLYALFGAAISIGMFALGSPLVMGGGAWEPGTWIGLGVLIYGVIYTLVHDGLVHQRYFRWVPKRGYAKRLVQAHKLHHATIGKEGGVSFGFVVARDPAALKRELREQRQRGIAVLREAVD
- a CDS encoding SufE family protein; translation: MRSLDDIREEYEFLDGDERYRLLIELGRELDDMPDALKTDATKVRGCSASVWVYPMAKEDGTLHFLADSNAAITKGIVSLVIAAVQDKPAATVAETDIAAALEPFDLKNQLSSNRTQGVPNMIALIRETAARYAQG